ATATCCTCTGCTCTCCCCGTCGGGACGAGGTTGAAGAATATGACGCGCTTAACTCCTATGCTTTCAGCTAAATCAAGTATATCATCTATTTCTTGGTATGTTTCTTTATCCATTACCACGGCCATTCCATGGCTTATGCCAAGCTCCACAGCGTTTTCAAGGGCCTTCACAGCGTGTTCCCAGGCTCCCGGAATACCACGGAACTCATCGTGCTTCTCTGGTTTTGCCGAGTCAACGCTTACTTCAACGTACTTTATACCAGCTTCGACAGCTTTCTTGAGCTTTTCAATGTCTGCGAACGTCCAGCCGTTGGTGGCGACCGATGTATGGATTCCCCGGCTTGACAGTTCTTTTACAATTCTGAGGAAGTGGGGATGTATCGTTGGTTCACCACCACTTATTGCCACGGCCGCTACACCAGCTTTGTCGAGCTGGTCAACGAGGTTGAGTTTCTCCTCGAGGGAAAGCTCGCTCGGGAGCGGTTTATCGGCCCTCTGGTAGCAGTGCTTGCACCGAAAGTTGCACATATTTGTGAAATTCCAGACTATCAGGAACGGCCCTGCCAAACGCTGTGGCACCGTAACTCCGTATTTGGCTATTCCCTCCAGAACGACCCATATTCCACGCCTTATGTGGGGGTCCCTTAGCAGGGCCTCTTTGACGGCTTCTTCATCTCCCTTCGCGAGCTTTATGCCCAGCTTAAGGAGAAGCTTGAGGGTCTCAGCTTGGAAGCGTATCATCATCGGAGCGTTCAGGCCTTCTCCCGCGTAGACACTGAGTGCCCAGTACAAGGCCGGTAGTTCTCTCCCGTTTATTTCATAGCGTTTCAACATTGGCCTTAGCAACGCCCTTGAAAGTGGGTTCCCTAGGATGAGCTTGAAGGCGGTTAGGGCAGTTGAAAGCTGATTTCCACCATTATCTTTTGGTTCTTCAACTACTCCCGGACCGTTCATCGCTTTTGGAAAAGGTTCTTCAATAACTCCAGTGATTGTATCAATACTCTCCTTTTCCCCCATGTTTGCCACCCCCGATATTAGTTAAGGCAATAGATACGTATAAACTTTTCGATATGTTATTTATATCATTTTTGTTTGATATATCCAAAACAACCGAAAAGTTTAAATAATATGATGAGAACCTACAATTGAAAACCCGGAGGTGATGAAAAATGGCCTCGGCCAAAACTGGAATGTGGACTGCTATATGTGGTGCTTGTTTGATATTGCTCGATGGTATTCTTGTTTTGGCGAACAAGAGCTTCTACGGCTGGCACTACGGAAGTGCAAGTGTCGTCGGCTGGACTGAGATAATCCTGAGCCTTATCATAATGGTTCTCGCCCCATACTATAAGAAGAGCAAGAGCGCTATCGGGTGGACAATAGTCCTGCTGGCGTTGATAACGATGCCCTTTGATGGTGGCTTCTGGACTATTGGTGCTTGGATTGCCCTGATAGGTGGGGCCATAATAGCGACTGGGTCCTGAGGTTTTTGTTTTTTTCGAAATTTTTATTATCGAATCTGTTGAATATTTTTATTGGTGATGACAATGAAAAAAGAAAAACAGCAGAACAAGAAATTCATTGAGCTCGTGGAAAGGCTACTTGAAAGGTGGGGATATAACAGGACGGAAGGAAAAATTTACGCCGTCCTGCTTATGAACGGCAAACCCATGACGATTTCGGAACTCGCAAAAAGCACGGGTCTCAGTAGGTCCTCAGTCTCGATAGCACTCTCCAACTTGACTAGAGATTATTTGGTTACTTACAGGAAAGAAGGTAAAACCAAGTATTTCTCGGCCGTTCCAGTTTTTCTGGAGAAGTTTCTCAAGCAACCTCAAGAGATGCTAGAACGGGAGGTTTTACCTCTTAAAAAAGTTGTAGAATCCCTGTTGGAATCAACTGAGAGCGATGAAAAAAGAACAACTTACGAGGCGATACTCTCAGACCTTTCGGCCCTTGAGTGCGTTCTCAAAAGATTGATAGAGTTTGAAGAAAGAGACGAGCTCTGTTTTAAGAAAGAGTCTTCCTGAGCTTTATCATCTTTATTGTCGTGACCAGCCACAGTCCGAGAAGTGGCCATAACAAAATGAACCCGAAGGCGTTCAGGAGGTTTAAATGGAACGCTTCTCCCAAGTCCAGTGTTGAGTTCGTGAAGGCTCCTATCGGAAAGATGAACGCCCACCACGAGGTGCTGTAAGGCAGGTGAAGGTTCCTGACGTAATGGATGGTTAATGCCGTTGCCATGACCAGCCACCAAAAGCCCAAACCCCAGAGGAAGAAAGCGAAGACCATAAAGGGTTCCTTCGGGATTGGTATCGTCGAGTTCGTTACGAGGGCGAAGAGCGCCGTTATGCTTGCTCCTATTGGTCCCAAGTTCATCCATATTAGTGGTGCCATCTGCGGCGGCATGAGCTCGTGTCTTATGAAGCGGAGCGTGACCACGGCGTAGAGCACTAGGTACAGGAAGAACCCGGCGCCCCATCCGAGGTAATTTACCGTGACAACTATCTGGTTGGTGTATCCCGCTGTTGTTCTCATGAACACCGCTCCAAACGGGATTATCACTAAGGCCACCGGTGGAATGTACCAGGCCGGTGAAAGGTGCTTTAAGTCAACTTCTCCAGCTATGAAAATCTCATACGACATCCAGAAGGCAAATATGAACGTTAGAATCAGGCCCCAGAGCCAGAGGTACCACGCCAGCTTGAGGTTGTGGAGTGTGACTATAAACTGCGCAGCGAGGACTATGGTGGCCGCCCCACTCGTCCCGTAGAAGTGTCCCATCGCAGGATGCCTGAGGTCATCAAGGGCGTTTTTCGTGTAAATTATCCACCTGAGCAACCACGGGAGGAGCAGAAAGACGTAGAGCACGATGTTAAGGTAAGTTAAGGCTATTCCTATCTCCTTCAAAGGTTCCCAGTACTGCGAGTATCGGTAACTTGCTATGCTAACCGCTCCAGTCCCCATGACACTGGCGAATAGGGCCGGATTGAACTTTTTCACGAAATCCATGAAAAATCCCTCCTTCAATTTTGGTTTCATATGACTTTAGTCTCACTTATAAATTTTGCCCAGCAAAATATCATAAGGTAGATGAAAAACTTTTTAAATGACCTAATGTTCATTTGACCGGTGGGTGCGATGAGCTATCCAGAACTTGCATTGATAGCCTTCATCCTCAGCGTTGTCTTTTCCATGGGTGGCATTGGCAGTGCCATGGCGATAGTCCCCACGATGGCATGGTTAGGAGTTCCACTTATGACGGCCAAGCCAACTGGCCTCTTCATAAATACCCTCTCAATGCTCTCGGCGACGCTTAAGAACCTGAAACATGGTAAGCTCGACCACCGTTTTGGGCTTCCAATACTGCTCGTAGCCACCACCATGGCCCCGGTTGGTGCCTACGCCGGAAAGATAGTACCTAAAGTCTACGTCCTTTGGGTCTTCATAGCGTTCCTCCTCTACTCCGGAACGATGATGATTTTCTTCAGGCCGAAGAGACGGCCGAAGGATGGAAACCACATCGTTGAAGGTTCGATAATCGGTGGAATAGCCGGTTTCCTCGGTGGTCTCCTTGGAGTGGGCGGCGGGGGGATAATAAGCCCTGCTTTGATAATGCTCGGCTATGAACCCAAGAAGGTGGCCGCCACAACGGCTCTTGTTGTGTTCTTTTCTTCTTTGAGTGGCTTTCTAACTTATTGGGGCATGGGAGCCTTGAACTGGGAGCTTTTGCTATGGGTCTCTGTCCCAGCTATAGCCGGCGGCTGGCTTGGGACGCATTTGATGCACTTTAAAATGAGTCCAGACCAGGTGAAAAAGGTTATAGGGGTGATAATGTACCTGATAGCCCTGAAGATGATTTTAAAGGTTCTCTAAACCCTCTACGGGGTTTTTGGTGTTGTCGTCACTTCCTCCTCCTTTAGGGTGCTCTTCTCTGTTATCTCACTCACTATCTCAAAGGCTTTCTTTGTAACCTTGGCCTTGGCAACCCACTTCTTTATGTACTCCTTTGGCGGGAACTCTATGGCGTTGCACGGGCAGAGGGTTGCACAGGTTGAGCAACCAACCATACAGTTGTAGGGCCTCGCTACGACTGGCTTCCCCTCTTTGGTGTCCCAGTCGAAAACGCGCCTTCCGCAGGTGACGAAGCATATGCCGCAACCAGCGCAGTGGTCGTAGTTTATCTTGGGATACCACTCTATCTTCTTCCTTTCAACGCCCCACCAAGGGATAACGCTCAGGTCCTTGACAGGTCTCCCAAGGGCGTCCTTCCCGATGACGGGAGCATCCACGTTCGACATTTCGCTCACCCCAATTTTTATTAAAAAAATTTCATTTAAAATTTTTTTCATATGTTTTTGTTCCCAACCTTTGGTTCTGGACGATTCTGCCCAGAAAATTTTAAATCTAATTCATATGAAAATTATTTGATGAAAAATGCTCTGCCTGAGAAACGTTGAGTACGAAAAAAACGGCCGGAGAATCCTTCATAGTGTTAACATGACATTCAGGGATGGCATAAGCTACTCGATACTCGGACCGAACGGTGCAGGAAAGTCAACGATAGCAAGGATTCTAATGGGCGAGCTGAAGCCCATTGCAGGGGAGGTTCTCCTCGATGGGAGGGACATAACGGGGCTTGCCGTTACCGAGAGAGCCAGACTGGGAATAAGCATGGCTTGGCAGGAGCCGGCTCGCTACGAGGGGTTAAGAGTTAGGGAGTACCTAACCTTGGGCGAAAAGCTGAAGGTTAGAGAAGACGAGATAAGAGAGGTACTTGAGCTTGTCGGCCTGCCGTATGAACTCTACGCGGGCAGGATGATAGACAAAACCCTCAGCGGCGGCGAGAGGAAAAGGATTGAGATAGCCTCTCTCCTTCTTTTGAAGCCTAGGTATGCTATTCTAGATGAGCCAGATTCTGGCCTCGACATAACCGCCGGCGAGCTTATTGAGGAGCTCTTACACTACTTTAAAAAGACAGGGACGACGGTTATTCTAATCACTCACCACGAAGAGATAGCCAGAAAGACTGATTTTGCGTACTTCCTCTGCGCTGGCAGGCTCATCAAGAAGGGCTTCTCGCGGGAGGTCGTTGAATATTATAGGAAGACCTGCGGAAGGTGTCTTTTCGTGGAGGGGTCACCATGACAATAAAGGTTGACCGCGTGAAGGAGTATGAGGCCCTGCTTGATATCTACGAGCGCGAGGGCCTTGACAGGTCGCTTTTTGGGGACAGGATAGCCGCGATAATTATAAGTGGGGACAGGATAATCGGCCTCAATAACGTTCCAGGGGTTGAGATAAAGGGTGAGGAAATAAAGAACGGCGTGAGAGCTGACGTTATGATAGCCGATGGGGTAGAGCTTCCCTTTCCAATCCACCTTTGTACAGGCTACCTCAAGAGTGAGGGCTATCAGCGCGTCGAGTTCAACATAACCATCGGAAAGAACTCGAAGGTGAAGTTAACTTCTCATTGTATCTTTCCTTACGCGAAGGACTTTACTCACGAGGCAATATCGAAGATAACAGTCGGCGAGAACTCAAGCGTTCTATACGACGACGAGCACATACACGGTGAGGGTGTCAGGATGAGAAGCAAGACCGAAGTGGAAGTTAAGGCCAATGGTCGTTACATTGGCAGGTTTAGTCTCACAAAGTACCGCGCGAGGGAGCTTAAGCTTGAGATGACCGCGAAGCTCACCGATGGGGCCGTCGCTGAGCTGACATCAAAGGTCAAGGCAGTGAAAGACGACTCGGTCGAGATAAGGGAAGTCCTCCTGCTGGAAGGTTCCTACTCCAGGGGTGACCTGAAGAGCACCGTTATAGCGTTTGACAACTCAAGGGTCAACGTCGTTAACGAAGCGTATGGCCTGGGAGACTACGCGAAGGGTCATGTCGAGTGCCATGAAATAGTTAAGGGAAATGCTGACGTCCAAACTATTCCACTGCTGAGGGTAAAGAACGATAAAGCAGAACTCACGCACGAGGCCTCGATAGGCAGGATAAACGAAGCCCAGCTGGTTCAGCTCATGGCGAAGGGACTAACGGAAGAGGAAGCGGCGGAGCTGATTATAAAGGGACTTTTAGGGGAGTAATTATTCTTGCTTTTCGCAGTTTTCCCTGTGCTTTTTCTCCTGCTTTATTTTTTCCTTCCAGTTGGGGTCGACTTCGAGAACCTGTTCGATGAAGGCCTTGACGACGTCATTAATCGGGCCGTAGGCACCGGTAACGACCGTTATTCCGAGTTCATTGAAGTAGCTCACAGCCTTTCTTCCCATACCATAAGCTAAAACAACCTCTCCTCCGTGCTCCTTCACAAAGTTTGGCAGGTCTCCAGGCCCGTGCTCCTTGAAGGGAACCTCAATGACCTCATGACCCTTAATCTCGTTGTCCTCTATATCAACAAAGACAAAGTATTTGGCCCTTCCGAAGTGGCCACTGACGTTGCTCTCAAGGCCTTTCTTATCTTCGGCGGGAATTGCAATTCTCATATTGGTCACCTTATTAGTGAATATTTTTTCAAGCTATAAATGTTGCGATATATGAAAATAATCACATCTGTCCAGCAAACTTTAAAAACCATTAGGTCCCCCTAATACATGAAAATAATATAAAATGAAAAATTTAACAGGTGATGTAAAATGTTTAGAAAGGTGCTCTTTCCGACAGATTTTAGCGAGGGTTCAGAGAAGGCGGCAAAGCGGTTTGAAAAGACAAACGATGTTTCAGTAGGTGAGGTTATCCTCCTCCATGTTATAGATGAGGGAACACTTGAAGACCTTCTCAACGGTTACTCTCTCCTTTATAAGGACGAGGAAATCGAGCTGGAGGAGATAAAGAGGAAGCTCAAGGAAAAGTTCATGGAGAGACTCCAGGCGAAGGTAGAGGACGTGAAGAAGGCCTTCAAGACTGACAAAGTCAAGCCCGTCGTCCGCTTCGGCTTTCCGTGGGAGGAGATAGTTAAAGTTGCCGAGGAAGAGGATGTCTCCCTCATAATCCTGCCTACCCACGGGAAGCTCGGCTTCTCCAAGGAACTCATAGGCTCAACTGCAATGCGCGTGCTGAAGAAGACTTACCGCCCCGTTCTGCTCATAAAGCCAAAGTGCAGGTGTGGTGATGAGGAATGAACTGGCTAAGGCTTAAGAACCATCTGGATAAATACCTCCCGGTTTACGTCACGCTGGCGATGTTGGCAGGATTTTACGTCGGGACG
The Thermococcus sp. DNA segment above includes these coding regions:
- a CDS encoding radical SAM protein: MGEKESIDTITGVIEEPFPKAMNGPGVVEEPKDNGGNQLSTALTAFKLILGNPLSRALLRPMLKRYEINGRELPALYWALSVYAGEGLNAPMMIRFQAETLKLLLKLGIKLAKGDEEAVKEALLRDPHIRRGIWVVLEGIAKYGVTVPQRLAGPFLIVWNFTNMCNFRCKHCYQRADKPLPSELSLEEKLNLVDQLDKAGVAAVAISGGEPTIHPHFLRIVKELSSRGIHTSVATNGWTFADIEKLKKAVEAGIKYVEVSVDSAKPEKHDEFRGIPGAWEHAVKALENAVELGISHGMAVVMDKETYQEIDDILDLAESIGVKRVIFFNLVPTGRAEDMVKVDLSPEEREEFMKEIYHQMKKRKLEILTTAPQYARVTLLESQGKNVTPAHFYIGENNAVKTLAEFIGGCGAGRIYAGIEPDGTVVPCVFLPLPVGNVRVKPFKEIWEKSRIFNLLRDRDNFTGQCRNCPYRNICGGCRARAYHYTLDVLGDDPGCIINKRLWESIVEHGKPKGLTEVSWVDESVILRGPTLYVPSYYSAVEVTTQKLLEKASVPETVKA
- a CDS encoding GbsR/MarR family transcriptional regulator — its product is MTMKKEKQQNKKFIELVERLLERWGYNRTEGKIYAVLLMNGKPMTISELAKSTGLSRSSVSIALSNLTRDYLVTYRKEGKTKYFSAVPVFLEKFLKQPQEMLEREVLPLKKVVESLLESTESDEKRTTYEAILSDLSALECVLKRLIEFEERDELCFKKESS
- the tdt gene encoding tellurite-resistance/dicarboxylate transporter, which encodes MDFVKKFNPALFASVMGTGAVSIASYRYSQYWEPLKEIGIALTYLNIVLYVFLLLPWLLRWIIYTKNALDDLRHPAMGHFYGTSGAATIVLAAQFIVTLHNLKLAWYLWLWGLILTFIFAFWMSYEIFIAGEVDLKHLSPAWYIPPVALVIIPFGAVFMRTTAGYTNQIVVTVNYLGWGAGFFLYLVLYAVVTLRFIRHELMPPQMAPLIWMNLGPIGASITALFALVTNSTIPIPKEPFMVFAFFLWGLGFWWLVMATALTIHYVRNLHLPYSTSWWAFIFPIGAFTNSTLDLGEAFHLNLLNAFGFILLWPLLGLWLVTTIKMIKLRKTLS
- a CDS encoding sulfite exporter TauE/SafE family protein, yielding MSYPELALIAFILSVVFSMGGIGSAMAIVPTMAWLGVPLMTAKPTGLFINTLSMLSATLKNLKHGKLDHRFGLPILLVATTMAPVGAYAGKIVPKVYVLWVFIAFLLYSGTMMIFFRPKRRPKDGNHIVEGSIIGGIAGFLGGLLGVGGGGIISPALIMLGYEPKKVAATTALVVFFSSLSGFLTYWGMGALNWELLLWVSVPAIAGGWLGTHLMHFKMSPDQVKKVIGVIMYLIALKMILKVL
- a CDS encoding ferredoxin family protein yields the protein MSNVDAPVIGKDALGRPVKDLSVIPWWGVERKKIEWYPKINYDHCAGCGICFVTCGRRVFDWDTKEGKPVVARPYNCMVGCSTCATLCPCNAIEFPPKEYIKKWVAKAKVTKKAFEIVSEITEKSTLKEEEVTTTPKTP
- a CDS encoding ABC transporter ATP-binding protein; this translates as MLCLRNVEYEKNGRRILHSVNMTFRDGISYSILGPNGAGKSTIARILMGELKPIAGEVLLDGRDITGLAVTERARLGISMAWQEPARYEGLRVREYLTLGEKLKVREDEIREVLELVGLPYELYAGRMIDKTLSGGERKRIEIASLLLLKPRYAILDEPDSGLDITAGELIEELLHYFKKTGTTVILITHHEEIARKTDFAYFLCAGRLIKKGFSREVVEYYRKTCGRCLFVEGSP
- a CDS encoding SufD family Fe-S cluster assembly protein → MTIKVDRVKEYEALLDIYEREGLDRSLFGDRIAAIIISGDRIIGLNNVPGVEIKGEEIKNGVRADVMIADGVELPFPIHLCTGYLKSEGYQRVEFNITIGKNSKVKLTSHCIFPYAKDFTHEAISKITVGENSSVLYDDEHIHGEGVRMRSKTEVEVKANGRYIGRFSLTKYRARELKLEMTAKLTDGAVAELTSKVKAVKDDSVEIREVLLLEGSYSRGDLKSTVIAFDNSRVNVVNEAYGLGDYAKGHVECHEIVKGNADVQTIPLLRVKNDKAELTHEASIGRINEAQLVQLMAKGLTEEEAAELIIKGLLGE
- a CDS encoding NifB/NifX family molybdenum-iron cluster-binding protein, which gives rise to MRIAIPAEDKKGLESNVSGHFGRAKYFVFVDIEDNEIKGHEVIEVPFKEHGPGDLPNFVKEHGGEVVLAYGMGRKAVSYFNELGITVVTGAYGPINDVVKAFIEQVLEVDPNWKEKIKQEKKHRENCEKQE
- a CDS encoding universal stress protein, which translates into the protein MFRKVLFPTDFSEGSEKAAKRFEKTNDVSVGEVILLHVIDEGTLEDLLNGYSLLYKDEEIELEEIKRKLKEKFMERLQAKVEDVKKAFKTDKVKPVVRFGFPWEEIVKVAEEEDVSLIILPTHGKLGFSKELIGSTAMRVLKKTYRPVLLIKPKCRCGDEE